In the genome of bacterium, the window TGCCGCGGTGGCGGTGTTCTCCGCCTATAAGATGTGGAACCCACGCGCGGCTGCCGAAGATGGCGCCCATACGGCCGGCGCGCAACCGACGACAAAACAGTATGCATTCGCTCTGCCTTCGATGTTTCTGGTCGGCGCGGTCTCCGGCATTCTCGGGCTGGGCGGCGGCGTGTTCATTGTTCCGATCCTCACCGAATTGATGCATCTTCCCGTGCGTCGCGCGGTCGGCACCTCGGTGTTCATGGTCGGGATGAACGCCGCGTCCGCCGGCATTGTATACTATCTGCACGGTGATGTGCCGTCCGAACCGGCTGCGCTGCTGGCGGGGGGAGTGTTCGCCGGGGCGATGCTGGGTTCGGCGATCCAGCACCGGCTGCCGGCGCTGCTGTTGCGCCGTGTGTTTGCAATTATCCTGATCGTGTTGTCCGCGCGTCTGCTGATGCGCGCCTTCGGATAGAAAGCCGCCCATGCCCTCGCCCCGTCCGTCCGCGCCCGCCTCCGATGGCATCGTGGCCATGTTGTATCACTGGGGCGCGCGCCTGATCGGCTCGCTGCTGCTTGTCTACCTGCTGATGCGACTGGTCAGACAGTCTGCCGGCGGCGCGGACCCATTTTGGAATCGCGTGATCGAACTTGGTTCTCATGTTTCGCTGGTCGGACTGTGGGCGGTGCCGGTACTGGCGCTGCTCATCGGCGGCTCGGTCTGGATTCGGCGTAATCGCCGGGATTGGACCGGTTGGTTCGCCGTGGCCATCTCACTGTTCCTCTCATCCTTCTGGGTTGTAAAGTGACAACGACTTCCACACCACGCCCCTGCGATGCGGTCGTGCTGGCCGGCGGCTTCGGCACCCGGCTCAAACCGCTGACCGCGTCTCTGCCCAAACCCATGGTCCCCGTCGGCAACCGGCCGCTGATGGAACATGTCATTGGACTTCTGGCCGACCATGGGTTCAAGGACGTCCTCGTTCTGCTCTTCTTTCAGGCCGAGCGCATCACCGGCCATTTCGGTGACGGCTCGCGCTTTGGCGTCCACATGCACTATCTGCGCCCCAACGGCGACTTCGGCACCGCCGGCAGCGTTCGCCATGCCCTCGACCTGCTGGCCGACCG includes:
- a CDS encoding sulfite exporter TauE/SafE family protein; the protein is MPPSQRLAVVRATAVQFLLRVGTQGRKRRMVELLTLLCVGLVVGLAGGILGVGGGFLLVPILFSWLGWPMLAAVATSHFCGLAVSASATGNYSAAGLIDWRLGIILEVVAVAGAAFGALSARWAPVDAIAIGFAAVAVFSAYKMWNPRAAAEDGAHTAGAQPTTKQYAFALPSMFLVGAVSGILGLGGGVFIVPILTELMHLPVRRAVGTSVFMVGMNAASAGIVYYLHGDVPSEPAALLAGGVFAGAMLGSAIQHRLPALLLRRVFAIILIVLSARLLMRAFG